In Pseudobdellovibrio exovorus JSS, the genomic stretch GCCAAGCTTTTTAAGAACGCCTATATTTCGTTTGAAATGGATGATGGTTGGTCTTGCACGTTAGAGCAAACGGAATGGGTTTGTCGTGCAACAGATCCGAATACAGCTAAAGAAGCTATGATTATTTTAACGGCGAAGGAAAAAGGGCCGACAGACTCACTTCCGCTGTATGAAAACCACATGAATAATCCGATCAGCGTGGTCAGTAAAGTCAGTGGTCCCATGACTTCAGTGCTGAAATATAAAGTTCAGCAAAATAAAATTAATGATCATATTTGGTTAGATGCACTTCACCAAGATAGTGAAGTGAAACATTACTTCACTCGTTATTTAGCGACGTTAAAAGGAAATATTGCTGTATTGGTGACGTTCAGTGCACACAATAAACACTATTCAAAGCATAGTGAACACTTTAACAGAGCCATTCAAACAATTCGCTTAGCGGATGAGACGAATAATTTAATTGCTGACAGTCGCGGGATGGGTGAGTCATACGGACAGAACTCGTCAAGCGGAAGTATTTTTGAAATCTTACAATCAGAAAATGAAAATGCCGGTGGAAAAAAATCTATTTGGCAGAACAATATGATACTGGGTGTGGCATTTCTAGTTTTAGCAGCCTTGATCTTTGTGGTCTTCCGTATTTTGAAAAAAAGAAGATAATATAAGAGCGATTGAGTCGTTTTTAAAAGCAGAAGTCGTTGGCGAGATTAAATCGCAACGACTTCTTTAATTTCAGGGATCAATTCTTTCATACGAACTTCAATGCCGTCTTTTAAAGTGGCCTGCGAACTTGGGCATCCCGCGCAAGCTCCGCGCATATGGATATAAAGCACATGGTCTTCATATTTTGAAAAGACGATGTCTCCTCCATCTAAAGCAACCACGGGTTTGATCTCGTTTTGTAGAATGCGTTTGATTTGCTTTACGACATCACTGTCGTTCTGATTTTCATCTAAACTGGCTTCTAGCTGTAAAAGTACAGGCTGGCCACTTTCCACGTGTTCGCCTAGTAAACCAGCAAGAGGTGTTGCTAAAATGTCCCAATCCACCCAGTCCTGCTTGGTGACGGTGACGAAATCTTCACCTAGATAGACCGATGCCGTCCACGGAAAGCCAAAAATTTTAGCAGCTAAGGGAGATTTTTCGCAGGCATCAACATTAGGGAAGTCGACGCTTTGGTCAGAAATTTTTTGACCGAAGTTAAACTTCATTGTCGATGGATTTGGGGTAGATTCAAATGTAACTTTCATAGTGTCAATTAGTTTAGTCTGATCACCCACAGAAGTCAATTTATAGTCTTCTGATGACTCTATAAACCTTGCTATTGAGGCGCAATTTTACTAAATTTTAGGGCTGTTTGTTTATGATAAGGAGACATCATGACACCTAGAGTGAGAGAGATATTAAGTTGGTATGGATCTGAGAACATTGGTGTATTGACCAATATGGCCCGTATGATGAATACAGGGAAATTGGCTGGTACGGGTAAACTGGTGATCTTGCCTGTGGATCAAGGCTTTGAGCATGGACCTGCACGTAGTTTTGCCAAGAATCCAGATGCCTACGATCCTGCTTATCACTTTGAATTAGCTATTGAGTCAGGTTGTAATGCCTATGCGGCTCCGGTTGGACAGCTTGAAGCTTGTGCTCGCGACTTCGCTGGTGAAATTCCGTTAATTTTGAAAGTGAATAATTCAGATGTATTATTTGGCTCTAAAGCACCGATCTCGGCTTTAACATCTTCAGTTGATGATGCTTTACGCCTTGGTTGTTCTGGTATCGGTTTTACGATCTACCCAGGTTCTCAGCACAGAAAACAAATGTACGAAGAAATTGCTCAAATTTCTCAAGAAGCAAAAAAAGCGGGCTTGGCTGTTGTGATCTGGTCTTATGCGCGTGGCGAGCAATTATCTAAAGAAGGTGAAACGGGTATTGATGTTATTGCTTACTCGGCTCATATCGCAGCTCAGTTAGGTGCGAACATCATCAAAGTAAAACCGCCAACAGCTCACATTGAACAAGCCGAAGCGAAAAAAGTTTATGAAGCTCAAGGTATCAAAGTTTCTACTTTAGCTCAAAGAACTGAACATGTAGTGAAATCTTGTTTCAATGGAAAACGCGTTGTGATTTTCTCTGGCGGGGAAGCAAAAGCGACTCCGGATATTTTGGAAGAAGTAAAACAATTGGCACAGGGTGGAGCTTTTGGTTCGATCATGGGTCGTAATGCGTTCCAACGTCCAAAGAAAGAAGCGTTAGAGTTATTGAAAAACGTTATGGAAA encodes the following:
- a CDS encoding NifU family protein, coding for MKVTFESTPNPSTMKFNFGQKISDQSVDFPNVDACEKSPLAAKIFGFPWTASVYLGEDFVTVTKQDWVDWDILATPLAGLLGEHVESGQPVLLQLEASLDENQNDSDVVKQIKRILQNEIKPVVALDGGDIVFSKYEDHVLYIHMRGACAGCPSSQATLKDGIEVRMKELIPEIKEVVAI
- a CDS encoding class I fructose-bisphosphate aldolase, which translates into the protein MTPRVREILSWYGSENIGVLTNMARMMNTGKLAGTGKLVILPVDQGFEHGPARSFAKNPDAYDPAYHFELAIESGCNAYAAPVGQLEACARDFAGEIPLILKVNNSDVLFGSKAPISALTSSVDDALRLGCSGIGFTIYPGSQHRKQMYEEIAQISQEAKKAGLAVVIWSYARGEQLSKEGETGIDVIAYSAHIAAQLGANIIKVKPPTAHIEQAEAKKVYEAQGIKVSTLAQRTEHVVKSCFNGKRVVIFSGGEAKATPDILEEVKQLAQGGAFGSIMGRNAFQRPKKEALELLKNVMETFAGKTLN